DNA sequence from the Malus domestica chromosome 11, GDT2T_hap1 genome:
ctcccccttctcgatccttctctcttcttctctgccctcgatccttctctcttatTCTCTGAGGCCtgacctctcttctcccccttctcaattcgacccacacacacacagatctcccccttctcccactctctcgatccttcgctGCCGTTGATCGTGGGTCTGGCGAAGTGGAACATGGCTCTGTCGTCTCAGGTAAGATTCCATTGAAACCCTAACTTAGATGTGTTGAATTGTTGATGCATGCGTGAAATTTGAggcttatatgtgaaatttaagttaaaattcgtgtttttgcaaggtttttggacGAAATGGGCTCGGGAACAAGCACAcatctccggcgttcttctccggcgTCCGATATCGGAGTCCGATTGCCGCGTTTGCCGACATTTCtcgatatttccaaaatatcgcgatattatcgataatatcgcgatatttggccgAAAACCCCACGGAAACCAGTTTAAATATCCATGTCCCGaaaaatcgatattatcggcgaaatatcgccgataatatcgatatttaaatctGTGGTTGTCGGAAAGTTTGCCGGAAAAGTCGTCGGCGGCGCATGTGCTCCACGCGCCGGCACCGGCTCGGCCTTATGTGTGCCTACGCGTAGGTCCACGCATGACCTGGGTTCCTAGGATCCGAATAGGCTGGGCCAGATCCAGGTATGGGCCTGGGCTTGGGCCTATTGGATTTGGGCTTTGGGTATTGGGCTAGTAACCCAGCCCAAGGGAAAATGGGTTATGGGTTCAACAGGCCGAAGGCCCTGGGTTTGCACAACTGGGTTTAGGCTTGAAAGCCCGGCCCAAGGGTTTTTAGGTTAGGTTTATATAAATGGGTTTGGTTTTAACGGGCCGTAGGCCCGAGCTGGCACAGCCCAAAGACCCTGGTTAATTGGGTTAAGGGTTTCGGGTTTGGGTCAAATGACCATTTCTCGTCGAAGAAGAAAGCCGGAGTCTCTCGAGCTCCGGTTAACGTTGATTCACCACATAACCTTACGATCTACCTATTAAAATGAAGGTAGAAATGAGAGGGAGAGATTCGTACCTTCGTGGTCCCTCGTCATGGCCGGGAAGTGGCCGGATTTTGGGCTTGAAGTTGTCGGACTTGTCAGAGATCCTCTATGCTCCACAGagacaaagagagaaagagagctaacACGGTAATGATGGTGGTGTTGCCGTCATTGTCGGGGTGTTAAGATTTGTAGTATGGGTGTTTGGGTGTCGCCGAGAAGGAGAAGGGGAGAAAGGTCCGACAGAGAGTGTGtgagctgagagagagagagaaagagagagttgactcgggggagaagagagaaaaagagaaagggaGATATGAGATGGGTGTGCCACGCGGCAGGCAATGAGATGATGAGAGTTATGAGGAAATCCCAAAAAGAAACCGGATTAGGTAGTGGATAGGGGACAAAAAGGTATTTCATAATTCCCATtaaatgaaattacaattagTTTAGGGCGGGGTTTCACATATTTAATTCTTAAATTTGAGGGTATTTATGTCTATTTAAGTgaaattttggatatatttgaaagtttttataaaaagtgacatttttgaaattaagagttaatttttggctatatttgataaatacttgATGAAGATTTTGAGATTTCATTAAAGTTCATAGCGCCTCTTTCAGATTTTTGATTTGCACATAAACGCACTAACAAATGACTCATTTGGAAATACTTTGAAAGGAGTAGGATTTTCTTCCTTCTTAATTCCCTCCCTTTCCCTCCCGTCCTCTCTcactttcttttttgtctttCTCTGTATAAATAGGAAGGGAGAGAATCATACtctacttttaaaatgactaaaagtgtttttgggttctaaaaacacttcaagtgttttttcatgatttatttgcatttttactaagaattggtttcaaaaacacTTCTATTAAAAGtgatttcagtcattttaaaattactTCTAAATACACTTAAAAGCAGCATTTTTACTACTTTTAACTCAAGCTTTATTTCGACTTTCTCCCACTAGAGCTAACCAAACACTATAGCAACTTAAAACTtttgaaaaaggaagaaatagcTCCAAAAAAGCAAACGGGCACTATTTTGAAATTGCACATTCCAAAATATCTTTATTTGCTTTGCTTTTAGTGATAAGTAAAAGTGATAATGACGCGCGGCAGAATCATgtttttaccattttttttagggagttttaacgaaataattttagtattgttcacttttaacgaaaaatcacatttttatctttttttttatactattCACTACtcatttatttgtcatttttcattaaaactaaagttttttgaagttttcgttagttttcattttttttattacaatgtTACACGAGCACTAATAAATTACTTTAATTTACAtaaagaaaattttaagttcTTGGTTAAAAGACGGGTTCTACATCCGTATCACAACTGTTTTAACTCACACACATCAAATGAGAGAAAGACTTTCATAAGcgagtttattttttatttttactaaatTACTTTAATAAATACTTCTTGTTTTCTATATTGCCCACCGGTTCTTCCATGTTGGGTTACAACTTACAACTGAGATATAGCAATtctatcatttttatttattttgatctTGCTTTTAGCTCTGATTTCTTATTGGAATTGTAATCTAATTACTTAAAGTTAAAGGTCAATCTAAGCAAACATTCATATTCTTACTTGGAGGGCAAGAAATAATCTCATATAAATTggaggaaaactaacgaaaaattcaaaaacaaaaactttagttttaatgaaaaaaaaaaacaaataaaggtgtagtgaatagtaccatagaaaatataaaaatgtgatttttcgttaaaaatgaacagtaccaaaaatgtttcgttaaaactctcataAATAGGTCCTTACGCAGCCCTAGTTACAACATATACAACAAATACAACAAATAAGAGAATTAAATCTTAGAGGGAGAAagaaaagtttatcaaacaaagagggagggagagagagtttcTGCTAGGCATCTTAACAGTATGTCTAGAAGCTAAACCAATATCAATCCCACAACTCGAAGCAAAGATgccaaataatttaaaaataccaggAAGAACATATTTTTGTAAACCACATCTATATCATATTTCTAATGGATATGAGACTTACTTGTAAACCCCACTCTGTTAGAAAAATGTGTTGAAGGTGATTTCCGTAGCATCACCGCTGACAATTTTGAAATCATTTATTACTATTGGTTGTCCTTCGGCTAGCTATAAGTAGaatatgagagatttttcagtgtgatcgtcACACGAAGTGATACATCACGTGTccttatataaatggtgggttaTATATGTGTgataaaatgttaataacttaaaaattaaaatttttcatcatttacataaaaacacatgatgtaccatccgtgttcctgtcacaactaaaaatttctcgtagAATAGGGTTTTACATACTTTCCCTACAAAAGACATAACCATACTTTCTCCTGACCAACCATACTTCCTCTTCTACTCTCCCTGTCTCACATTGCCTTCAATATCTTCACCAGTCCCGTTACACACAACAATGTCCGGAGTGTGGATATTTGACGAACACGGCGTCGTTCGGCTGATCACGAACCCAACTCGGGAGTCGTTTGAGCAAAAAGAGCCGCAGAATCCGGGCACAGCCACCGCACCTGGTGCTCGGCCCAGAGTCTTGGTCTACCTCCCAACCAACCAGGTCATCCGCTCCTACCCCGAACTCGAGCAGCGACTCACTGAACTGGGCTGGACTCGCTATCCCAACTCGTGTCGGCCTGACCTCCTCCAGTTCCACCGCTCCGAGAACTCAGTCCATCTCATCTCGCTCCCCAAGAATTTTGCCAACCTCAAGTCCTTCCAGATGTACGACATCGTCGTCAAGAATCGCTCCTTCTTTGAAGTTCGTGACGCTGCTGCATAATATATTTGTGGTGCTTCATCCATCATCAACATGCATATTTCATTCATCATGTAAAATACCAAGTTTGCGTCACCAATTTAACAGTGACAATTGGTAATGTTAAGGAGATtaattttgtaaacaaaatttacaaattaaataatgtgttaccaataagaatgagcacgtttatcaacacttaaatcataattcaatcatcaatttccatgtcatttagtttataaaatttggtttaccAATTTAGTATCCCTAGCATTACTTATGACAATAATAATAAGGATAATGCTAAGTAGACCAAAAgtttaaaactaaattttaaaactaaatgatgtgttaccaataagaaataagtgcgttaatcaacatttaagtaataaaccaatcatcaacaattacatcatttggtttacaaaattaggtttaaaattttggtcttttTAGCATTACCAGTAAATAATATTGGtgcatgtttttttatttttttaagtcaagttttttaaatttacaTGATGAATCTAAACTTTGATTCCAGTTATTTTCAgtctttctttttcaattttatcatttggtgcttgtgttttattttttagggCTAGTTGTaactttttgtttaatttttttaatttttgtattcattaaaaaaaaaattgataaatgaaaacttgtttggttactttgaaaattaaaaaatgaaaaaaaaaatactaaaagctattttcttgagtttcataatttagctttcattttttttaatagaaaaaaaaaagttattaaaCAAGTTTTcagtttaaaaagaaaatataaaaactaagtacgaaattattattaaaatagtttttagttatttattaTCGAATTTTCTTGTGAGAATTAGGATAGGAGAAAAGCGATGTGCTACTAGGTCGACAATGATATTACATAATGAATGTTGTAACAAAAGAAGATAATTGTTGTATGTCAGGTTCTGATCTCTAAGATAAGAAAGAGACTAACCACATACCAAGGGGTATAGGTAAATCTTCCCCAAAGATATCCATTTTGATGGCTTGTTTTAACTGCTTGCATGCATGTGCCTAAAAGGTTAAAAGGAGAAGCCTTATGATCACAAGCAGTAGCATTTCTGAGACTGAGAGAGTAACAAGTGAGCCCCTACATGCATTAATGATTGTTaatcaaaaccaagaaaaaaatcAACTGGGATTATGAAATTTATAGTCATCAAGAACTTGTAGCTAGCTCGCTACCATTTCCTTTTGATTGTTAGTTTCAGAAGGCAGAAGTAACCAGCAACGAGCTGTAGATTAATGCAGAAGGTATATATGGAATAGTAAAAAcacaagaatatatatatatatatatatatatatatatatatatatatgtgagtgtgtgtgtgtgtgtgcgcgcgcaaAAGCTGCCTTGTGGACTTGGTAGTTGCTGACTTGctgtgtgtagaaaatattgaacaGAACCCGTGTTAATTGTACAATGTATGATGTGGTCATCATTATTGCAAGCTCTGAGACGTAGCAGAAAACTAGCAACAGCTTCATAAATGCAGATCATATGATGATATGATCCTTTCCTTCCCTTCAGCCCCATGGGTTATCTCTCACGAGGATCCTCGTCATATCCAGTTTTTAGGAAATTCTTCAATTATATATGTTTATCATATATTGTATggtcataaattattataaatttttttatttaaaattgaatataaataatatctgaTAAAAATTAATCACACCATGTACGATAAACAAATGTAATTGAAGAATCCGACGAGAAGGgtatgtttctctctctctctctctctctctcacttcaaTTATCAGACTGTTCATCTCACTCTGTGGTCAAAGAAAATCAGGTTTGTGCAAAGGTGTGTGGTTCGAATCTTGAAGTGGCCCCATTAGATATGGTTCTGGTGGAATCTTCGAGGGCAGATAGCCTGGGAAATGAGGGATTGGAGCAATAGAGCacgaaagaagaaaataacTTATACGTTACGTACGAATATACTGTTACTGTTATGTTTTATATTAATAATACAGCACCGTGTCTAAGTTTATTTCCTCATAATAAACTAGCTAGCTCGTGATTAGACACATCGAGCTGCTCAATTCACAAAGGTGTCACAACCATCTGCATAACGTACAGATAGTAATCAATATTTAGGCTCAGCTTTTGGTCAACCTTGATGATACGCTATAGTATATAGCTACCATGACACCATCCCAAGTCTTGTTCATCAATTAAATATTGCATCTAACTCttgttaattggttaattacTTCTATGTATGCAAAACATGACAGATTAGTGGAAGTTAGCCAAAGATTATATATCATATCATATGTGTATGCAATTAGAACAATGGTATACGTTTTAGAGCATGATATTACCAAGGATTAAATACGATTTTGGTCCTTGTGCTTTGctcaaattttattttggtGTTTTGAATTTTACCAATTTTTATCCTTGATTTAAATCGTTAACCATTTTGATCATTTTGCATAATTTGAcattaatcttttttttaattaaaagaaaCTTTATTAAGAATGGTCAAGAACTTACATTAGATATGACAAACATGATTTTTAGATCGATCTTTTGAGCAAACTAAGAGGTCACACATGCCAAAAGAAACAACACAAATTGACAATTAAACAaatcagaaatacaatataattCCTCAACCATGGAGACCAAAATGCAATCAACATGACAGATAACACTCATGAGGACAAAACCTTGCAAGTCGGAGAACTATGTAAAGTTACCACGAGGAAAAGACAGCACCACCCTTTGATGACCTTGCAATCGTTGACAAATAAGCCTTCTTATGAGTTACCTCCACTAATGTTGAGCCTCCTCCTCATAGTCTTTTACCAAGCGCAAATATGAAAAAACTACCCACCTCAACTTTGAAATATTCGAAGCAATGAGCCCTAACCGTTACAAAAAGTTGTACTCGACAGAGCGAAAGAGTGACCACAATTGCAAGGCTCTACTTGACACAGTGAGGGAGCAATCATTACCAGAAACACAGATAAAAGGAGATGTGAAAAATCAAGAAGTATTTCCGTCGATCCAAGACCAAAAGTAGGGTTTTAGATGTGTGAAGGCTTGTTGTCAAATGACCCCCAACTATTCATGCTAGTCGACCAACCTAcgtgcaaagaaaagaaacaaaggtTAAGGCCTTAAGAGCACTTCCACTCACAATTGACGTGGCTAGATTCCAAATCCAACTGAAAACACACCTCCGCCCTATTTTTGGATCACCAAGGCTCATCAGCCATGTCCATTTTGAGTCCAAGTCAAAATCCTTGGCGCTGATGTCAGCGAGTgccttttaagtttttttttgccAGGTGTGTGCACCACACGCTCCCAGCTCAAAGAGTGGCGTGACAGATTATGTTGCATGGGTCCCACCACAACGGTCTCGGACTTCGATTTGACACATGGCCAAATCTCAGACCTCTATTACAAATTCTTACTTTAATCCAacggtttttattatttttcgtaataataaattttaaaaacgtaaaaaattacaaataaaaaataaaaaatattgataAACATGGACACATGGCACAAGTGTAGTCACATATTCTAAATTAATCTCGTATGTTCAATAATTAAAAGGTAAATTACACAGTAGACCCTCAGGTTTTGAGGTGTATTATAActccatacaacaactttaaaacatttcactttcatacttcaagtactattttatttcaatataatacatccgttagatttttcatccattaatccgttaaatgctgacgtggctgccacatttgtgccacgtagCTGCCAAATGTCAatcacgtggcaaaaaaaataattttttattttaaaaaaaaaaacctaaattttctcaaaaaaacaaatttgaaacccacatctgcaagaagaagaaaaagagggaggaagaaagaaaaagaaaaagaaattgtccccccccccccagtgacccagaagaagaagaagaggaagaagaagagggagaaagagaagaaaaaaaaaaatgaaacgaaACCCACATTTGCgacgagaagaagaagaaggagaaaaagaagaagagggagaaggGTCACCGGGCCGGGAGGGGGGACCAGAGGTGGGTCGCTGGGCGGGGGGTGTgacgagaagaagaagaaagagaaaaagaagaagagggagaaggGTCGCCGGGCCGGGATGGGGGACCGGAGGTGGGTCACTGGGGCGGGAGGGGTGcgataagaagaagaagaaagagaaaaagaagaataggGAGGAGGGTCGCCGGGCCAGGAGGGGGGACCGGAGGTGTGTCGCTGGGAGGGGGGACATGAGGAGGGTCgctgggtgggggggggggacaaattttattttatttttttcttttcttcctcccttcttcttcttcttcttctgggtcgtTGGGGAGGGGGGgagggacaattttttttttctcttcttcctccctcttcttcttcttcttcttcttcttcttcttcttcttcttcttatgtgTCGCCGGGGTTGGGGGGAagggacaattttttttttcttttcttcctccctcttcttcttcttctgggtcgcttggggggggggggggaagggacaaaattttttttttctcttcttcctccctcttcttctgggtcgctgggggggggggggaaggaacaaaattttttttttctcttcttcttcttcttcttcttcttcttctgggccACTAGGGGGGGGAggacaattttatttttctttttctttcttcctccctattcttcttcttcttgcagatgtgggttttttttttgttgagaaaattcaggttttaaaaaaaaaattaaaaaaatattttatttgccacatgTCAGACATTTTGCAGCCATgtgcatatatgtggcagccacgtcagaatttaacagatccatggatagaaaatgtaacagatgtattattttgaaataaaatagtacttaaggtatgaaagtgaaatgttttaaagatgttgtatgaggttgtaatagacctcaaacctaagaggttactatgtaatttacccataattaaataattgaattgtaaattagaaataaataaatcattGTAATTGTCACTATTCACAATGTGTGGAGAGTGAATAGTAACTGTCAGTTTACTATTTAAATGAATGATATTTCCCAAGTCTAATCCTAGATCCAAAATGGATGGAAATGCACGAAGGAAGCcccatatataaaaataaaaaattaatgaaaaaaaacttgaaaattttgagttttaaagataagaacaaaataaagggaaagtgaatagtaccatgattaactttttagtgcaaaaatatagtttttttgttaaagtgaacattacctggagcttttcgttaaagttccttatataaaATGGAGTAGGATTCTTTCCCTCGATCGTATTCTCATTCTCTTCTCTCACCCCATCACATTTTGCTTTTTGAGAGAGACTAGAAGCAgagggaatgagagagagattagGAAAAAAGAGAATCCTCCTCCATATAAAATTTACAATCCAAGTTTAGTGGACTAGTTCTATTTTAGTCTTTCATATTCGGTTGTATTTTAACAATCCTGATTATATGATGAGAGGGTGTGAATTCGGTACCATTTTCAAACAAAGCAGAAATATATACCACTAAACTCGTATGGATGGATTTAACATAATCTTGCTCAATAAAGTCATGATGGTGttggtgaagaaaaagaaagtagtGTTTAGCGAGCAAATTGTAATGCCTTCATGACATATAATctactgtgaaaaaaaaaatagtgttgCCATTAAAATAATGTTATTTAGACTCACAAAATTAATCACACTATTGATGAACCCTCTAGTACAAGTAGGTGTCACATACAATAGCTTATGATCTAATTGACAATATTTTTGCAACGTGATCAGTTTTTTAGAATGtgattaaatttgtgtgtttaaaTAACATTGTTGCTACTAAGTACATAGTAATGCAAGATGTAGATTTGAATTAattttacaaaatataaatattgaaATAATAAACTGTTTATCTATCCATGAACGAACAATCTGCAAATATGACGATACTATCAAACTATTAATTCGGATACAAGTCTTCGAGGAATCGATAAGCAATTAATTGTTTTTGCATGCTCTTTCTAGTGTTATTTTCAAACTAACTTTTCATATGTACGGTTTTAAGATCCGTTGCGAATACTCGTTCTAATTCCACGTACTTTTCTTAACTTCTGGTCAAAAAAAACCTTGTAGTGACCCTCTTGTAGGTTTTCAATTTTACTGCTCATGAAGACGGTACCCGAGTCATCCTTCTGCTTGTGTATTAAAATTTATGATTCattggaagaaaaataaatagaataaataaataagaagacATTCTTGACCGCAGTTATCATTAGAAATTCTGTCTTTGACTTTTGAGTCAGCTGGAATTTATCGGACCTGGTTTCCCTGCCCTCTTAGTTTTCATACATTTTTATCTCCttctatttgtgcggtcacggttaagtcatgtcaatattttatattactattgctttttgtcttattatctctataaaaaaaattaatataaaatgttaacgtgatttaactgtgaccgcacaaaataggaggggatgaaaGTATGGaaattgggagggcagagaagccgggTCGGAATTTATCCTCTGTGCAAGTAATTAGTCGATGACAACTTCTCCCACccactccaacaatccaagtcTTAAAAAGACCACACCATGCACACTTCAGTTTGTATAAACGTTATGGAATCTGCATAATTCCCCAACAacatttgttttacaaaaccagAGCTTAAAGTCGCTCAAGTATTTGTTGAAATATATAACTTGGAAAACACTCTATCGGAAGCGCAAGTGATCAAGATGTGAGACCCCCATCAATCAAAGTCTTTTTGTAGGTAGGTAGGCAGTGGAAATCAATGTTCAAATTTGAGATTTCTTCCAATATCAATAGAGGATGCAGATGGAACTAAGAACAAGTCCACCACTAAAGACTTTGTGCCAGCACTTAGCCCATTTATCTACTTCAGTGAACAGTAACagactccaatgaacagtaacagactccaatgaacagtaataggccaatgcatctccacccctaaaaaaatgcgctgacATCCAGTGAAAAAATACGttggcacaaacgatctccacccctacaaaatgcgctggcacccaacccatttaaaatatttttaaattttttctaaaagaataaaaaataaaatagttttaatttcggatagatatttatagaaaaaaaataactttttaaaaattttactgtatttttaaaaaaaaatttatgtatttttttatattttttaattaattttaatgtagttaattaatctggaccgttggatttgaaaaatattcaaatccaagagcccaGGATCggccacgtggccaacggtcataaatctgaccgttggacccttttttttcttttttgttgggaTAAAACATagaccgttgatctgtgatcgaACGGTCcagtttaaaagtaaaatttaaatttttgttaccgttggaaatccaacggtctagaaaaactagccgttggaaatccaacggctctAAGCAAGCCACGTTGCTGCAGCACAAGTGGGCTGACAGCAAGCTGACACCCACTGCCGGCTTGTTTCCTATTCGTTGCCAAGCGAGCGTGCAGTCCACGCGCCAGCCAAATATGCCGGCTCTTGGGTCTGTCAAAAATGGGCTGGTCTGTTGACTGGGATGGTCTGTGTGCCAGGTAGCCCGACCGGCTGGAGTGAGTTCCCTGACCCTCGACTTGTTATTTGGACAGGGTGCTGGGCAAAAACCactccggtggacttgctctaatggCTAATGGTTTTGTATGTGTCTGGTTAGTGGTTactaagaattttttttataaccagcaAAGATCATTTTTAATGTATGTACAGTTAGTACATTAAAATTGTAATCCATGGACTTCTGCATGTATCATTTCTCTCCTTGCATACCCATGTTTATGCCAgcaatttaaattgtataaattaattaaaagataattaaaaaatttaagtaaaCAAGAATGTGCTAAAATAGAAATAACTGTGTTTTAAAGCCTGGAATTATGCCCTTGATCTATTAGTTTGTTTCTCATTTGGATGTATTTAAAGTCAATGGCGGAGTTAGAAATTTACAATAATGGGTCATGTTTTCCTCTTTTCAACCAGACAGGCAGGGGCGGAGGCACTAATAGGCCAGTATAGGCCAAGGCCTACCCTCACTCTTTCAACCAAATATAATatttagtattatatatattttttaaaattagtaGTATACTTCTTTTAATTAGTTCATACAAAACTCTTAAATTATTCATCAATAGTTAAAATAGGGTGAATTGTCAATTTAGTCCCTCAATTATTACCtttagtgaaaattaggtctttaaactatatttttagGAAAATCAGTCCTCAAACTAATAAAATTTGCCAATTTATTCTATATTAACTTGGGTATAGTGTGACCATCTCCTTGAGCCATCTTTCGAGAACTCGTGATGATATAGTTGTTAATGGTTGA
Encoded proteins:
- the LOC103429963 gene encoding flowering-promoting factor 1-like, with the protein product MSGVWIFDEHGVVRLITNPTRESFEQKEPQNPGTATAPGARPRVLVYLPTNQVIRSYPELEQRLTELGWTRYPNSCRPDLLQFHRSENSVHLISLPKNFANLKSFQMYDIVVKNRSFFEVRDAAA